One Halorientalis litorea DNA segment encodes these proteins:
- a CDS encoding MFS transporter — protein sequence MQLRADPLRWRWVVWAVLATAFLLVSIHRLSTAVLAADLMRAFETTGTALGTLHASFFYVYAPMQVVAGVLADRLGIRKTATIGTVAMSVGALAFGLAESYPVAFLARLAIGLGAGVVFIATIRFCANWYRPGEFATMNGLTVGMSGLGAILATTPLALAVAALGVRASIVGIGLAGLLLAAVIWVFARDTPTAAGFAPLSDVQSAPTLTLRDVGRNLRTVLTERETWLAGLALFTSTGVNLTVIGLWGIPYVAQVYDRSVTVASTLTLLGSVGLLLGPPLLGRLSDRLGRRTDLMVLGAVVYTAAFAVPAVVVDPPLPVVGLVFFGASALTGTYALGYTVVKNRHGAAASGVATGAVNAIGFLGAALFPTVMGAILDAYWTGETVAGARVYTLVGYRVMFALAAAAGLVSLLCVAYLHLLTARGSTPDPDTVST from the coding sequence ATGCAACTCCGCGCGGACCCGCTCCGGTGGCGATGGGTCGTCTGGGCCGTCCTCGCCACCGCCTTCTTGCTGGTCAGCATCCACCGCCTCTCGACGGCCGTCCTCGCGGCGGACCTCATGCGTGCCTTCGAGACGACCGGAACCGCTCTCGGGACGCTCCACGCCTCGTTTTTCTACGTCTACGCGCCGATGCAAGTGGTCGCGGGCGTCCTCGCCGACCGCCTCGGCATCCGCAAGACGGCGACCATCGGCACCGTCGCGATGAGTGTCGGCGCGCTCGCCTTCGGCCTCGCCGAGTCCTACCCGGTGGCGTTCCTCGCCCGACTGGCCATCGGACTGGGTGCCGGCGTCGTGTTCATCGCCACGATACGGTTCTGTGCGAACTGGTACCGTCCCGGCGAGTTCGCGACGATGAACGGCCTCACCGTCGGGATGTCGGGGCTGGGAGCCATCCTCGCGACGACGCCGCTCGCGCTCGCCGTCGCCGCCCTCGGCGTGCGCGCGTCGATAGTCGGCATCGGCCTCGCCGGCCTCCTCCTCGCCGCCGTCATCTGGGTGTTCGCCCGGGACACCCCCACGGCGGCCGGGTTCGCCCCCCTCAGCGATGTCCAGTCCGCCCCGACGCTGACGCTCCGTGACGTGGGCCGGAACCTCCGGACGGTCCTCACCGAACGCGAGACGTGGCTCGCCGGCCTCGCGCTGTTCACCTCGACGGGCGTCAACCTCACCGTCATCGGCCTGTGGGGCATCCCCTACGTCGCGCAGGTGTACGACCGGTCGGTCACCGTCGCGTCGACGCTCACGTTGCTCGGCAGCGTCGGGTTGTTGCTCGGGCCGCCCCTGCTCGGTCGCCTCTCGGACCGACTGGGTCGCCGGACGGACCTGATGGTCCTCGGGGCAGTCGTCTACACGGCCGCGTTCGCCGTCCCTGCCGTCGTCGTCGACCCACCGCTCCCGGTGGTCGGCCTCGTCTTCTTCGGAGCCTCCGCGCTCACCGGCACGTACGCGCTCGGCTACACCGTCGTCAAGAACCGCCACGGCGCGGCGGCCTCCGGCGTGGCGACCGGCGCGGTCAACGCCATCGGCTTCCTCGGTGCAGCACTGTTCCCGACGGTCATGGGTGCCATCCTCGACGCGTACTGGACCGGCGAGACGGTCGCTGGCGCGCGGGTGTACACGCTGGTCGGCTACCGGGTCATGTTCGCGCTGGCCGCCGCCGCGGGCCTCGTCTCCCTGCTCTGTGTCGCGTACCTGCACCTGCTGACGGCCCGGGGTTCGACGCCGGACCCTGACACCGTGTCAACGTGA